A single region of the Populus nigra chromosome 2, ddPopNigr1.1, whole genome shotgun sequence genome encodes:
- the LOC133682286 gene encoding phospholipase A(1) DAD1, chloroplastic-like, which yields MSSSVGLAKPCTVPLTRDMTLECCTLTQPIKLNKKFLQNQPLKNWEGLLDPVRHESATASRPVKLRRKWMEYQGIRNWEGLLDPLDDNLRGEILRYGHFVDAAYKSFDFNPSSPTYATCRFPKSTLFERSGKPDTGYRLTKHLRATSGIQIPRWIEKAPSWVFTQSSWIGYVAVSLNKAEIARLGRRDVVIAFRGTATCLEWLENLRATLTQLPNSDCGKKGSDDCGPMVESGFLSLYTSGTPMGPSLQEMVRQEIKRLLHTYGDEPLSLTITGHSLGAALATLAAYDIKTTFNCAPLVTVISFGGPRVGNRSFRRHLEKQGTKVLRIVNSDDVITKVPGFVIDGENNVPNKGDLNMASLPSWIQKKVEDTQWVYAEVGRELRLSSKDSPYLNSINVAACHDLKTYLHLVNGFVSSSCPFRAKAKRFFLSNHRR from the coding sequence TACAAAATCAACCTCTAAAAAATTGGGAAGGCTTGCTTGACCCGGTTCGCCATGAATCGGCGACTGCATCCCGGCCAGTTAAACTAAGACGGAAATGGATGGAGTATCAAGGTATTCGAAACTGGGAAGGTTTGCTTGACCCTCTTGATGATAATTTACGTGGAGAAATTCTTCGGTATGGACACTTTGTCGATGCTGCATATAAGTCTTTTGACTTCAATCCTTCATCACCCACCTATGCAACCTGCCGGTTCCCAAAGAGCACATTGTTTGAACGGTCCGGTAAACCGGATACTGGTTACCGGCTAACCAAACATCTACGTGCAACATCGGGAATCCAAATCCCACGTTGGATTGAAAAGGCACCTAGTTGGGTGTTTACCCAGTCCAGTTGGATTGGATACGTAGCCGTTTCTCTAAACAAGGCAGAAATTGCGAGGCTAGGACGCAGAGACGTGGTGATTGCCTTTAGAGGTACTGCCACTTGCCTTGAATGGCTGGAGAATCTTAGAGCAACCCTGACTCAACTGCCAAATTCAGATTGTGGCAAAAAAGGCTCGGACGATTGTGGACCCATGGTAGAAAGCGGATTTTTGAGCCTTTACACTTCAGGAACACCAATGGGTCCTAGTTTACAAGAAATGGTGCGTCAAGAGATCAAAAGGCTACTCCATACTTATGGTGATGAACCTCTTAGCTTAACCATTACAGGACACAGTCTTGGAGCTGCACTCGCTACTCTTGCTGCTTATGACATCAAGACTACATTCAACTGTGCGCCACTTGTGACTGTCATTTCTTTCGGAGGTCCGCGTGTCGGTAACAGGAGTTTCAGACGACACCTGGAAAAACAAGGAACGAAAGTCCTGCGTATTGTAAATTCAGATGATGTAATAACAAAAGTACCTGGATTTGTAATTGATGGGGAGAACAATGTGCCAAATAAAGGAGACCTCAATATGGCAAGCTTGCCTAGTTGGATCCAAAAAAAGGTGGAGGACACACAATGGGTCTATGCAGAAGTTGGCAGGGAGCTAAGACTTAGTAGCAAGGATTCTCCATATCTCAATAGCATCAATGTAGCAGCATGTCATGATTTGAAGACTTACCTGCATCTGGTGAATGGATTTGTGAGCTCCTCCTGTCCTTTTAGAGCAAAAGCAAAGCGTTTTTTTCTTAGCAACCACCGTAGATAA